A window from Fragaria vesca subsp. vesca linkage group LG5, FraVesHawaii_1.0, whole genome shotgun sequence encodes these proteins:
- the LOC101299010 gene encoding laccase-14-like produces MAYLMAKHGIRQLRNPWSDGPEYITQCPIQPGTNFTYEVILSKEEGTVWWHAHSDWTRASVHGAIVILPAVGTTFPFPKPDEDEVIVIASWYKGDLQARVDEAMENDENLPHSDAYTINGQPGDLCPCSNEATYRRKVDYGKTYLLRIVNANIDADIFFAIAQHNFTVVGLDGAYIKPIDTTYILLTPGQTMDVLLEANQVLGHYYMAGRHFSSENVAVVNFDHANVTAILQYNGNYSHLTSPVFPSSLPMYYDFVASLKFINQIRSLAIPDYVINVPLDYEITTRMFITTSMNSLYCEDSSSGCETKQISASVNNISWVNPSTDILEAYYRNISGVYSADFPDNPPSFYNFTDESYSIDTVLTVQGRKVKVLNYNESVEIVFQGTNVLGGSVNHPMHLHGYSFYVVGYGFGIYDNVTDPKGFNLVDPPEVNTFAVPKNGWLAIRFSANNPGVWFWHCHMERHMTWGMEAAFIVKNGNTVETSIRQPPDYMPPCNIPLLDSTLKNLQEITKKKVDYR; encoded by the exons ATGGCTTATTTGATGGCCAA GCATGGAATAAGGCAGCTAAGAAATCCATGGTCAGATGGACCTGAGTATATCACACAGTGTCCTATTCAACCTGGAACAAATTTCACGTACGAAGTTATATTATCAAAGGAAGAAGGAACTGTATGGTGGCATGCTCACAGTGATTGGACGCGTGCCAGTGTTCATGGTGCCATCGTCATCTTGCCTGCTGTTGGAACCACATTTCCATTTCCTAAACCTGATGAAGATGAGGTCATAGTAATCG CATCCTGGTACAAGGGAGATCTGCAAGCGCGGGTTGATGAGGCTATGGAAAATGACGAGAACTTACCTCATTCTGATGCTTACACCATAAATGGGCAGCCTGGAGATCTTTGTCCTTGCTCAAATG AAGCAACTTACCGTCGCAAAGTGGACTACGGCAAGACCTATCTTCTTCGTATAGTCAATGCAAACATTGATGCAGATATTTTCTTTGCAATTGCACAACACAACTTTACTGTGGTTGGACTCGATGGAGCCTATATTAAACCTATTGACACAACCTACATATTGTTGACCCCTGGACAAACAATGGATGTTTTGCTTGAAGCAAATCAGGTTCTCGGACACTATTACATGGCCGGGAGACATTTCTCGAGTGAGAATGTGGCTGTTGTCAATTTTGACCATGCGAATGTTACTGCAATTTTACAATACAATGGCAACTATTCCCATCTGACATCTCCTGTCTTTCCCAGTAGTCTTCCGATGTACTATGACTTTGTAGCATCACTGAAGTTCATAAACCAAATTCGAAGCTTAGCCATCCCGGATTATGTTATAAATGTCCCACTAGACTATGAAATTACTACTAGGATGTTTATAACAACTTCCATGAATTCTCTCTATTGTGAAGATTCAAGCTCAGGTTGTGAAACGAAACAAATCAGTGCAAGCGTAAATAATATCAGTTGGGTTAACCCAAGTACTGATATCTTGGAAGCCTATTACAG AAACATAAGCGGAGTCTACTCAGCAGACTTCCCAGATAATCCACCTTCTTTCTATAACTTCACTGATGAATCGTACTCGATCGATACGGTGTTAACAGTACAAGGGAGAAAGGTTAAGGTGTTAAATTACAATGAATCAGTTGAGATTGTATTCCAGGGGACTAATGTTTTAGGCGGCTCTGTGAATCATCCGATGCATTTGCATGGATATAGCTTTTACGTGGTTGGGTATGGCTTTGGAATCTATGACAATGTTACTGACCCCAAAGGGTTTAATTTAGTTGATCCTCCTGAGGTAAATACATTTGCAGTTCCTAAGAATGGATGGTTAGCAATCAGATTCTCAGCAAACAACCCAG GGGTGTGGTTTTGGCATTGTCATATGGAGAGACACATGACTTGGGGTATGGAAGCTGCGTTTATAGTAAAGAATGGGAACACTGTTGAGACTAGCATTCGCCAACCTCCAGATTACATGCCTCCATGTAACATCCCATTATTAGATTCTACTCTCAAAAACTTGCAGGAGATTACTAAGAAGAAAGTTGACTATAGATAA
- the LOC101304871 gene encoding protein FAM91A1-like: MHHASATVEEQLLLKAIKEECPWENLPKRLQATLSSKEEWHRRVVEHCIKKRLQWSSCFARKMCKESEYYEDMMRYLRRNLALFPYHLAEYVCRVMRVSPFRYYCDMIFEVMKNEQPYDSIPNFSAADALRLTGIGRNEFIDIMNKCRSKKIMWKLNKSIAKELLPTQPVDFAIEPWWGICLVNFTLEEFKKLSEEEMATIDKVCKEEANSYILFDPVIIKGLHQRGLIYFDVPVYPDDRFKVCRLEGFVSNREQSYEDPIEEILYAVFVVSSENATVAELASTLQADLAQLQAAASFACRLGWAVKVFDPASVLQDTGLSGSPRNSLTDEDPSGRSMGSRNMFADGDATLQGDASGRENYGPFSAQDRVAFVVDANITSYLMMGSVSPGLKSHAVTLYEAGKLGHASITDLCKDLSTLEGTKFEGELQEFANHAFSLRCVLECLQSGGVATDVKADKLYNKMDMINSNDDQTTLIPDVPLPNESGDLSTHEVTIDDDGSEKSEMPRDGSVLVEDVNDITSEEVKIGTSSEDITCLNEDSKSDSKHESSEKLIPDEGSDVGGELHKRKKKFRVDILRCESLASLAPATLDRLLRRDYDIVVSMVPLPPSSVLPGPTGPINFGPPSYSSMTPWMKIVLYSAVGCGPLSVILMKGQCLRLLPAPLAGCEKALLWSWDGSTVGGLGGKFEGNLVKGSILLHCLNSILKYSAVLVQPLSRYDLDESGRIVTMDIPLPLKNSDGSIGCMGKELELCEKESSKLDSVLTDLANKIELWTVGYIRLLKLFKERDSDHFAPDEEKYEWVPLSVEFGMPLFNPKLCNNICKRVVSSQLLQKDLFTEHHDSMQSLRKRLRDVCTEYQATGAAAKLLYQKEQPKDFSRHLMNYVSGRWNPLIDPSSPISGASSEHQRLKLVSRHRSRTEVLSFDGSILRSYALSPVYEAATRPVEDSPSVSTPKIEQEEADSRDVVLPGVNLLFDGSELHPFEIGACLQARQPVSLIAEAAAASASLQHNRASS, encoded by the exons ATGCATCACGCTTCGGCGACGGTCGAGGAGCAGTTGTTGCTAAAAGCAATCAAAGAAGAATGCCCCTGGGAAAATCTGCCGAAACGGCTCCAAGCGACATTGTCTTCGAAAGAAGAATGGCACCGAAG GGTCGTTGAGCATTGCATAAAGAAAAGACTGCAATGGAGCAGTTGTTTTGCTCGGAAAATGTGCAAAGAAAGTGAATATTATGAAGACATGATGCGATACTTGCGAAGGAATCTAGCG CTGTTTCCCTATCACCTTGCCGAGTATGTTTGTCGTGTAATGAGGGTATCACCTTTCAGATACTACTGTGATATGATTTTTGAAGTTATGAAAAATG AGCAACCGTATGACAGCATCCCCAATTTTAGTGCTGCAGATGCCTTGCGACTTACAGGGATAGGAAGAAATGAATTTATTGATATAATGAACAAGTGCAGATCTAAG AAAATTATGTGGAAGCTGAACAAGTCAATTGCAAAGGAACTTTTACCTACACAACCTGTGGATTTTGCTATTGAACCATGGTGGGGGATTTGTCTAGTGAATTTTACACTGGAAGAATTTAAG AAACTTTCGGAGGAAGAAATGGCTACAATAGATAAAGTATGTAAAGAGGAAGCAAATTCTTATATCCTGTTCGATCCTGTTATTATTAAGGGTCTTCACCAACGAGGATTAATATACTTTGATGTTCCTGTGTATCCCGATGATCGTTTTAAAG TTTGCAGGCTTGAAGGATTTGTTTCGAACAGAGAGCAATCTTATGAAGATCCTATAGAGGA GATACTATATGCAGTATTTGTTGTTTCAAGTGAGAATGCAACTGTCGCTGAGCTGGCATCAACACTACAGGCTGACCTTGCACAGCTGCAGGCTGCTGCATCTTTTGCATGTCGATTGGGATGGGCCGTAAAAGTATTTGACCCAGCATCTGTTCTTCAAGATACAGGTTTATCGGGATCTCCTAGAAACAGTCTTACTGATGAAGATCCATCTGGTCGTAGTATGGGCTCAAGGAATATGTTTGCTGATGGTGATGCTACTCTACAAGGTGATGCTTCAGGGAGAGAAAACTATGGGCCATTTTCTGCACAGGATCGTGTTGCATTTGTCGTTGATGCAAACATAACATCCTATCTTATGATGGGATCTGTTTCACCAG GCCTGAAATCTCATGCTGTGACACTATACGAAGCGGGAAAGTTGGGTCATGCTAGCATTACAGATCTTTGCAAGGATCTTAGTACGCTAGAGGGAACCAAATTTGAAGGAGAACTACAGGAATTTGCAAATCACGCATTTAGCCTTCGTTGTGTTTTGGAATGTCTTCAATCAGGAGGGGTTGCAACTGATGTGAAAGCTGACAAACTTTACAATAAGATGGATATGATAAACTCCAACGATGATCAGACTACACTCATACCTGATGTCCCTCTGCCTAACGAATCAGGAGACCTTAGTACACATGAAGTCACAATTGATGATGATGGTTCTGAGAAATCAGAGATGCCCCGGGATGGTTCTGTTTTGGTCGAAGATGTGAATGATATTACAAGTGAGGAAGTAAAGATTGGTACTTCATCAGAAGATATCACTTGCTTAAATGAAGACTCTAAATCAGATTCTAAACATGAAAGCAGTGAGAAACTGATACCTGATGAAGGTTCAGATGTTGGAGGAGAATTGCATAAGAGGAAAAAGAAATTCCGAGTGGATATCCTTCGTTGTGAAAGTTTGGCGTCCCTGGCACCAGCCACTTTGGATCGGTTGCTTCGTCGTGACTACGATATAGTTGTGTCTATGGTTCCTCTTCCTCCTTCGTCAGTACTTCCTGGACCTACAGGTCCTATTAATTTTGGTCCTCCCTCTTATTCATCCATGACTCCTTGGATGAAAATAGTATTGTACTCAGCTGTTGGCTGTGGACCTCTATCTGTTATTCTGATGAAGGGACAGTGCTTACGCTTGCTTCCTGCACCACTAGCTGGTTGTGAGAAAGCCCTTTTATGGTCTTGGGATGGTTCTACAGTTGGAGGGTTGGGAGGCAAGTTTGAAGGAAATCTAGTAAAGGGATCTATACTTTTACATTGCTTAAATTCAATTCTTAAATACTCTGCTGTACTAGTGCAGCCCCTCAGTAGATATGACCTTGATGAATCAGGTAGAATCGTTACGATGGATATTCCATTACCGCTGAAGAACTCTGATGGTTCAATTGGTTGTATGGGGAAGGAATTGGAACTGTGTGAAAAAGAAAGTTCAAAGCTGGATTCTGTGTTAACTGATTTGGCAAACAAGATAGAATTGTGGACAGTTGGCTACATTCGTTTATTGAAACTTTTCAAAGAAAGAGATTCAGACCACTTTGCGCCTGATGAGGAGAAGTATGAATGGGTCCCGTTAAGTGTGGAATTTGGAATGCCACTGTTTAATCCTAAATTGTGCAATAATATTTGCAAAAGAGTGGTATCATCACAATTACTTCAAAAGGATTTATTTACCGAGCATCATGATTCAATGCAAAGCTTACGGAAAAGGTTGCGTGATGTTTGCACAGAGTACCAAGCAACAGGAGCCGCCGCAAAACTTCTTTACCAGAAAGAGCAACCAAAGGACTTCTCACGGCATCTCATGAATTACGTGAGTGGAAGGTGGAATCCTCTTATAGACCCTTCTTCTCCGATTTCAGGAGCTTCAAGTGAGCATCAGAGACTAAAACTAGTTAGTAGACATCGTTCCCGAACTGAAGTTTTGAGCTTTGATGGCAGCATTCTAAG ATCATATGCTCTATC